The Mycolicibacterium cosmeticum DNA window GGTGGCCAGGGTGACCAGTCTGCGCACGAAAGCCGTTCCGCCATCGGCGTCGTCGCGTTCGGCACGGGCCAGCACCGGCACGAAGATGGCGGTGAACGTGGCCTCCAGCACCAGGGCGGCCACCAGATTGGGCAGTTGGTTGGCCACGGTGAAGGAGCTCGACAGCGCCGCGCCGAGGATGGCGGCCAGCAGCACGATGCGGAAGAAGCCGGTGATCCGGCTGACCAGGGTGGCGAACGCCATGCCCCAGGACCGGGACACCACGGCCGAATCCGACAGTTCCTTGCGCGGGACTGCAGCGGACCCGCGGGAGGCGCGTTGCGGTGCGTTCATCGGTCGTCGTCAGGGGCGTGGGCCAGCGCGGTGTCGAGCGGATCGGGCCGGTGGACCCGGGTCGGCGGCACCAGATCGGCGCGGTCGGGCTGGCCGCGGAACCGGTGCCAGAGGCGCCGGCCGACCAGCAGCGCAAGGATCACCCCTCCGGTCAGGGTGATGAAGAACAGCACCTTGCCGTAGGCGTTGGAGTGCACCGACAGCCGGACCTGCTCACCCAGTGGCATCCCGTCGACGGTGCTCAACCCGACGTCCACGGCGACGCGCTGGGTGAAGTGCACCTCGATCGGGACGCGCAGCGGCAGATAGCCGGGCGGCAGTTCGATCTCACCCGGGTCGGTCACCGTCATCCCGGGCGGGGCGTCGATGTGCAGCCGCACCCGGATGGGCACCGGCAGGTCGTTGCGCAGGGCCAGCGGCAGCGGGCTGCGTTCGGTCGCCAGGGTGTAGGAGCCGCCGGGGTTGACGATGGTCACCGCATGCACGATGTCGGACACCGTCCGGGTGACCGTCGAAAGCCGTTGCTGCGCAAGCCCGTTACGCGCGTCGGGCGGTACCGTCTGGCTCAGCGCGCGCAGCATGTCCTCACGCAGCGGCGCGGTGTAGGCCGCGCCGGTCAGTCCGGTCTGCTGGTCGGTGGTCAGCGCCGAGGTGAGCTGCCACAACCGCGCGGTGGTCAGGCCGATGCCGGCGATGACGTCGTCGTCGAACCGGGCGCGCGGGTTGGCGTCGATGGCCGGTGGGGGGCTGTCCACCGGCGGCGCTGCGGCCGTGGTCTCGGCGATCAGGGCGGGCAGCGGTCGCGGCACCGCCAGCCCGGCGCGGATGGCGCTGGAGATCGCGCTGAACACCGCCTGGGCTTCGTCCGGCCGCAGATTCCAGCCCAGCGGCGGCATGACGATCTGGGTGCGCGGCTCACTGTCCGGGCGCAGGCCGCGCCAGAGCAGCGCGCCCAGCGCATCCTGCAGGCGGGCCACCGCGGAGTCGTGTTTGAGCGGGATCGTCAGCGACGAATCGACGTAGGTCGGGGTCTGCGGATCGGTACCGGCGCCGGCCAGCGCGGCGCCCACCATGGGATCGAACGGGGCGGTGACCACCTGCGGCGCGTCGCGGCGCGGTTGCAACGCCACCGGGTCGGAGCCGGCACCGGTCAGCGGGGCGGCGGCGATCGCGACGGTCGGGCCCTGGGTGCCGAGGAGCTGGACCGCCCGCTGGGTCAACGGGCCGTCCCCGAGCAGGGTCGCGCCGCGTACCGACTTCACCCCGAGAATCTGGTCGACGATATCGGCCGCCGAGGCGACGGCGGCGCCGTTCAACGCGGCGTCCCCCACCCGGTCCAGGGCGTCCAGATCGGCCTGGGCGTACACCGTCGAGGTCACACACGTCCGCTGCGCCAGCACCTTGAGCCGATTGAGCCAATCCACCGCCGCGTCCTTGCCGGTGCCGGGCCGGGTGAGCGCGCCCATGCCGCCGTCGGGCTCGGTGCTGACCACATAGCCCGCGGTCATCGCGTTCACGGTGACCAGCAGGTCCGGGTCCACCGCCAGGCACAGCGCGGTGCGCACCGTGCCGTCCGGATCGACCTCGGGGCTGGTCGCGAAGTCGGCCGCCGACAGCAGGGTGTCCAGGCGGCCGCCGGAGGCCAGCGAGGTGGCCAGGTCGTCGTCGATCAGTCGCACCGGTGTGGTGCCGCCGGGGATGCCGGCGGCCAGCCGGGGCCGGTCGGCCAGCGGCCACAGCACCGTGGTGGCCACCGGCTTGGTGGTGTCGGGTGCGACGACGGCGCCGAGCGCGGCGGCCCCGTCCGCCGGGCCTGCGCTGTCCGTCGGGTCGGCCGGCACGCCGAGCACCGGGAGCAGGAAGCGGGCGTCGTCGAGGCGGGCCGGCTCGCCGTAGTCGGGGGTGCCGTTGACGTTCACCAACACCGGGTAGACGCCCGGTTTGTCGATGCGCAGCGACGGCAGCCGGTCGGCCCGCACGGGATAGCTCAGGGTGAACGGGACCTGCTGCCCGCGCTCCAATTCCGGTGCCACCGTGATGAAGTCGGCCACCGGTTCGTACTGGTCCAGGTTCCCGGAGAGATTGGTGCGCAGCCCGGGTGCGGCCGTCACGGCAGCGGCGTGCTCCAGCCGTACGACGACATCGCGCACCGGCCGGTCGCCGATGTTGCTCACGGTGCCGGTGACGGTGACCACCGCGTCGCTGGTGGTGGTGACGATGTCGGGGGTGACGCGGTCGATCTGCAACTGCAGGAACTGCGCCGAACCGGGTTCCCCCGCGGCCGCGCGCGGCGATATCGCGGGGCCGGCGAACAGCATGAGCATCGCGACGGCGGCGAGGAAGCGGAGGATCGGCGGGCAGGAGCGAAGCGACAGGGGAATGTGGGCCGCCACCGCCGGTGGGGTCACGGGCCGTTTCCGCATCCGTTCGCCCGCCGCCTCGGCGAGTCCTCCTGGCGCCGGTTCCTGGTGTGCGAATGGGTCTGTGGTCGTCGCCGCGGCGAGCTGTGCGGCAGCGGGGGCAGCGCCGCGGGGCCGTCGGTCTGCAGCTTGTCGATGAGTTCGCCGGCGACCTCGGCGAGTCGGCGTTCGTCCGCGTAGGCCAGCCGGGCCGGCAGATCCTCCAGCGGCACCCACGCGACCTCGGTGACCTCCACGTCGTCGTCGGAGAGTTCGCCGCCCAGGAAACGCATCAGGTAATGGTGCACCGTCTTGTGTACGCGGCGCCCCTCGGTGACGAACCAGTAGTCGATGCTGCCGAGGGCGGCCAGCACGCTGCCCTGGATGCCGGTTTCCTCGGCGACCTCGCGGATGGCGGTCTGTTCGGCGGTCTCACCCATCTCGATATGACCCTTGGGCAGCGACCAGAGCATCCGCCCGCGCCGGTCGATCCGCCCGATCAGCGCGGCGACCTGGCCTTCCTTCGGGCCGTCGATACCGTCGATCACGAGTCCGCCCGCCGAGGTCTCGTGCACGGTGCGCAGCCGTTCCTGGGCGCGCCGCGGCGGACGTTGCTGGCGGTTCTGGCCGGGTTTGGCCGGACTGGGCGTCTTCTCGGCGGCCGGTTCGTCGGCGTTGGAGGCGGACTGCTCGGATGCGGGTGTCGGCGGACCGGCAGCGCGGCGGCCGCGGCGACGCCCTCGGCGCCGTCGCGGTTTGGCTTGTTCGCCGTCCGACACCCAAGCGATAGTAGCTGCCGCGGCATGCCGTCCTCGCCACACTGGCCCGGTCGTGGCCGGGCTGTCGCCGGGTCGTTATCGCCGGGATGGTCGTCACTAGACTCACCGAACGTGCCGAACCACCCGACCCCGGAAGCCGCCGACGCCGAACTGCTGGCCGGCGCCTGGGTGGCGCTGAGCGGGTACCGGCCGCTGCTCGCCGACCTTGGCGCGGTGTTCGCCGCCGCCGGGCACGAGCTGTACCTGGTGGGCGGCAGCGTCCGCGACGCGCTGCTCGGCCGGGTGTACACCGACCTGGACTTCACCACCGACGCCCGGCCGGAGCAGATGCAGAAGCTGCTGCGCGGCTGGGGCGACGCGCTGTGGGACACCGGGATCGAGTTCGGCACGATCGGCGTCGGCAAGGGTGAACACCGGCTGGAGATCACCACCTTCCGCTCCGACAGTTATGACCAGGTGACGCGCAATCCGCAGGTCCGCTTCGGCGACAGCCTCGAAGAGGATCTGGTGCGCCGCGATTTCACCGTCAACGCGTTGGCCGTGCGGATCACCGCGGACGGTCCGACCGAGTTCTGCGACCCGCTGGGCGGCCTGGCGGCGCTGCGCGCCAAGGTGCTCGACACCCCGTCGGCGCCGCAGGTGTCGTTCGGCGACGACCCGTTGCGGATGCTGCGGGCGGCCCGGTTCGTGTCCCAGCTGGGATTCACCGTGGCACCGCGGGTGCTGGAGGCGCTGCTGGACATGGCGCCGCAGCTGGAGCGGATCACGGCCGAGCGGGTGGCCGCCGAACTGGACAAGCTGCTGCTGGGCGTCGACCCGGTCGCCGGGGTGGACCTGATGGTGCAGACCGGTCTCGGTGATGTGGTGTTGCCCGAGGTCGGGGACATGCGGATGGCCATCGACGAACACCATCAACACAAGGATGTGTACTGGCATTCGTTGACGGTGCTGCGCCAGGCAGTTGACCTGGAGGACCCCTTGCCCGAGGGAGGCCCCGATCTGGTGCTGCGCTGGGCGGCGCTGTTGCACGACATCGGCAAGCCCGCCACCCGCAGGCACGAACCCGACGGCGGGGTGAGCTTCCATCATCACGAGGTGGTCGGCGCCAAGATGGCGCGCAAGCGGCTGCGCGCGCTGAAGTACTCCAAGCAGATGGTCGACGACGTGTCCCAGCTGGTGTACCTGCACCTGCGCTTCCACGGGTATGCGGATGCGGCGGGGACCGGTCGGTGGACCGATTCGGCGGTGCGCCGGTACGTCACCGACGCCGGGCCGTTGCTGAGCCGGCTGCACAAACTGGTGCGCGCCGACTGCACGACCCGCAACAAACGCCGGGCGGCGCGGCTGCAGGCCAATTACGACGACCTGGAGGCGCGGATCGCCGAACTGGCCGAGAAAGAGGATCTGCAGCGGGTGCGCCCCGATCTGGACGGCAACGAGATCATGGAGATTCTCGGCATCCCGGCGGGGCCGCAGGTGGGCCAGGCGTGGAAGTACCTCAAGGAACTCCGGCTGGACCGTGGACCGCTCGAGCACGACGAGGCCGTCGCCGAACTCAAGAAATGGTGGAACGCGCAGCACGGCTGATGCGTCTTCAAAGGCATGGACTACTGCCTGGCCGACGGTGACGGCGGCGCCTCCATGTTCTCCGCGGAGCCGGTGGTCGACGTCGACGGGGACGGGTTGCTCGACGGTGTCGGACTCGATCTCGACGGGGACGGTGTCGTCGACGACGCGCTGGCCGATCTGGACCGCGACGGGCTGGCCGATCACGGGGTGCACGACGTGGGGGCCGCCGGCGCCGCGTACTTCACCGACGACGGTTCTGGCACATGGGCTTTGGCGGCCGATGCCGGAGCCCGGGGTGGACAGCTGCGCTGGTTCGGGCTGGACGGGGCCGAGCAGAGCGGCGGTCCGGTCGTGGATTTCGATGCCGACGGGCAGGTGGACGACCGGCTGCTGGACACCGATGGCGACGGGCTGGCCGACCGGGCGTTGGCGGGACAGGCCGCCTACGCCGACCGTGACGGCGACGGACAGTGGGACGTCAAGCTCACCGATGCCGACGGGGACGGGGCCGCGGATTCGGCGAGCGAGGTCTAGGGCGGCGGGCCCACGAGGAAGGCTCAGCCCCGGCCGGCGCCGGGCGGCCCCGCGAACGCCTGCGCGATGGTCAGCCAGGTCGCGGCGTCCTCGCCGACGGCCGTCACGTCCAGTTCGGCCCGGGCGCGGCGCTGGGTGACCAGCATGCAGAAATCCTCGGCCGACCCGGTCACCGACTGGTCCGCATCCTCGGGCCCCCAGGTCCACGAATCCCCGTCTGGCGCTTGCAGTTTCACGTGAAACGGTGCGGCGGGCGGAGTCCGGCCGTGCACGGTGAAGGCGAAGTCACGGGTCCGCACGCCGATATGGGCGATCGACCGCAGCCGCGCCGTGGGCTCGCGCCGCACCCCGAGTGCGTCGGCCACGTCGAGGCCGTGCGCCCATGTTTCCATCAGCCGGGCGGTCGCCATCGACGCGGCGCTCATCGGCGGTCCGAACCACGGCAACTTGCGGCCGTTCTCGACGTTGCGCAACGCATCGTGCAGCCGGGCGCGGTCGGACCGCCAGCCGGCGAGCAGCTCGGCCGGGGGCGTGGAAGCCAGGCGCTCGGCGGCCGCGTCGACGAAACCCAACGGGTCCTTGGCCGCCTCGGCCAGCACCGACCCGAACGCGGCTTCGTCGGTCACCGCCTGCAGGGAGGTCTGGTCCGTCCACCACAGGTGGGCGATCTGATGCGCGATGCTCCAGCCGGGGGAGGGGGTTTCGGTTCGCCAGGCCTGCTCGGGCAGGTCGGCGACCAACGCGTCGAGCACGTCGCTCTCGGCCTGCAGGTCGGCGACGATCGGTCCGGCT harbors:
- a CDS encoding CCA tRNA nucleotidyltransferase, whose protein sequence is MPNHPTPEAADAELLAGAWVALSGYRPLLADLGAVFAAAGHELYLVGGSVRDALLGRVYTDLDFTTDARPEQMQKLLRGWGDALWDTGIEFGTIGVGKGEHRLEITTFRSDSYDQVTRNPQVRFGDSLEEDLVRRDFTVNALAVRITADGPTEFCDPLGGLAALRAKVLDTPSAPQVSFGDDPLRMLRAARFVSQLGFTVAPRVLEALLDMAPQLERITAERVAAELDKLLLGVDPVAGVDLMVQTGLGDVVLPEVGDMRMAIDEHHQHKDVYWHSLTVLRQAVDLEDPLPEGGPDLVLRWAALLHDIGKPATRRHEPDGGVSFHHHEVVGAKMARKRLRALKYSKQMVDDVSQLVYLHLRFHGYADAAGTGRWTDSAVRRYVTDAGPLLSRLHKLVRADCTTRNKRRAARLQANYDDLEARIAELAEKEDLQRVRPDLDGNEIMEILGIPAGPQVGQAWKYLKELRLDRGPLEHDEAVAELKKWWNAQHG
- a CDS encoding TIGR03084 family metal-binding protein, whose translation is MAGAGPIVADLQAESDVLDALVADLPEQAWRTETPSPGWSIAHQIAHLWWTDQTSLQAVTDEAAFGSVLAEAAKDPLGFVDAAAERLASTPPAELLAGWRSDRARLHDALRNVENGRKLPWFGPPMSAASMATARLMETWAHGLDVADALGVRREPTARLRSIAHIGVRTRDFAFTVHGRTPPAAPFHVKLQAPDGDSWTWGPEDADQSVTGSAEDFCMLVTQRRARAELDVTAVGEDAATWLTIAQAFAGPPGAGRG
- a CDS encoding NUDIX hydrolase, encoding MSDGEQAKPRRRRGRRRGRRAAGPPTPASEQSASNADEPAAEKTPSPAKPGQNRQQRPPRRAQERLRTVHETSAGGLVIDGIDGPKEGQVAALIGRIDRRGRMLWSLPKGHIEMGETAEQTAIREVAEETGIQGSVLAALGSIDYWFVTEGRRVHKTVHHYLMRFLGGELSDDDVEVTEVAWVPLEDLPARLAYADERRLAEVAGELIDKLQTDGPAALPPLPHSSPRRRPQTHSHTRNRRQEDSPRRRANGCGNGP